A stretch of Flavobacterium sp. N2270 DNA encodes these proteins:
- a CDS encoding MlaE family ABC transporter permease — protein sequence MIQSFPTITKIKNFFIEIGDITYFSNRFFKELFSKPFEFKEFLRQCYNMGNKSLGLVLITGFIIGLVLTLQTRPTLEQFGAEAWMPSMVSISLIREISPIITALICAGRIGSGIGAELGSMRVTEQIDAMEVSGTNPFKYLVVTRVLATTLMVPILVIFGDVMGLYGSYLVENLKGDVSFFLYFNKVFNAIEFSDLIPATIKTFFFGYAIGIVGCYKGYYCEKGTVGVGIAANSAVVYTSMLLFIIDFIAVFVTDIFI from the coding sequence ATGATACAATCCTTTCCAACAATAACTAAAATAAAAAACTTTTTTATAGAAATAGGAGATATAACTTATTTTTCAAATCGATTTTTTAAAGAACTATTTAGTAAGCCTTTTGAATTTAAAGAATTCTTAAGGCAATGTTATAATATGGGTAATAAGTCCTTAGGTTTAGTTTTAATTACAGGCTTTATCATTGGATTGGTTTTAACTTTACAAACGCGTCCTACATTAGAACAATTTGGAGCTGAAGCATGGATGCCATCTATGGTTAGTATTTCTCTTATTAGAGAAATTAGTCCTATTATAACAGCGCTAATTTGTGCCGGTAGAATAGGTTCTGGAATTGGAGCTGAATTAGGTTCTATGCGCGTTACCGAACAAATTGATGCTATGGAGGTTTCAGGAACCAATCCATTTAAATATTTAGTAGTTACTAGAGTTTTAGCCACCACATTAATGGTGCCTATTTTGGTTATTTTTGGTGATGTTATGGGATTATATGGTTCTTATCTTGTTGAAAATTTAAAAGGAGATGTATCTTTTTTTCTTTATTTTAATAAAGTGTTTAATGCTATCGAATTTAGTGATTTAATTCCGGCCACTATTAAAACTTTTTTCTTTGGTTATGCCATTGGAATAGTAGGGTGTTATAAAGGATATTATTGTGAAAAAGGAACGGTAGGAGTTGGAATAGCAGCTAATTCTGCGGTTGTTTATACTTCTATGTTGTTATTTATTATTGATTTTATAGCCGTTTTTGTAACCGATATTTTTATCTAA
- a CDS encoding DUF6642 family protein, translated as MDTQKFIYCLENVVDISENTTSIILPSLEKLALDFGVANVHAICDSIEGFETSLSTLFYEDRNFNDYQIIYLVFNGENNAIEIDGYYYTLEEIAEFFEGKLTNKIIHFANTMRLELEADTAQFFLDVTGAKAISGYKNKTPILSSIIDNHFFALYQDFDDVVILVEELYKKHALLSDSMGFQLYY; from the coding sequence TTGGATACACAAAAGTTTATTTATTGTCTTGAAAATGTAGTTGATATTTCAGAAAACACTACGAGTATTATTTTACCTTCCTTAGAAAAATTAGCTTTAGATTTTGGAGTTGCAAATGTACATGCTATTTGCGATTCTATTGAAGGCTTTGAAACCAGTTTAAGTACTTTATTTTATGAAGATCGAAATTTTAATGATTATCAAATAATTTATTTGGTTTTTAATGGAGAAAATAATGCCATAGAAATAGATGGGTATTATTATACTTTAGAAGAAATAGCTGAATTTTTTGAAGGAAAATTGACCAATAAAATCATACATTTTGCAAACACCATGCGTTTGGAATTAGAAGCCGATACAGCTCAATTTTTTTTAGATGTTACCGGAGCAAAAGCAATTTCAGGATATAAAAATAAAACCCCAATTCTAAGCAGTATAATTGATAATCATTTTTTTGCTTTGTATCAAGATTTTGATGATGTAGTTATATTAGTTGAAGAACTGTATAAAAAACATGCTTTACTATCTGATAGTATGGGTTTTCAGTTGTATTATTAA
- a CDS encoding SseB family protein, with translation MQDNFNPNNTALLENIKAFQAHQNQDTFMAVFEELQGDNAFLVVPTAEPVKGENRDENGWSTIEKGTPMTFTSVFEVENQKVMGVFTSQAALTIWSQETKPFVSIPAKDVLEIAMQNDIEKIIIDSNQETMFVLGRTISK, from the coding sequence ATGCAAGACAATTTTAACCCAAACAATACCGCACTTTTAGAAAATATTAAAGCCTTTCAAGCCCATCAAAATCAAGATACTTTTATGGCTGTTTTTGAAGAATTACAAGGCGATAATGCTTTTTTAGTAGTTCCTACTGCAGAGCCTGTAAAAGGAGAAAATAGAGATGAAAACGGATGGTCTACGATTGAAAAAGGAACTCCTATGACGTTTACATCGGTATTTGAAGTAGAAAATCAAAAAGTAATGGGTGTGTTTACTTCTCAAGCAGCATTAACGATTTGGTCGCAAGAAACGAAACCTTTTGTTTCAATTCCTGCTAAAGATGTTTTAGAAATTGCTATGCAAAATGATATTGAAAAAATTATTATTGATAGTAATCAAGAAACTATGTTTGTTTTGGGAAGAACTATTTCGAAGTAA